Proteins encoded together in one Pseudomonas sp. ADAK13 window:
- a CDS encoding TonB-dependent receptor plug domain-containing protein, giving the protein MHAIALRLPLLLAASLPIQAFAADTQLQTVTVQASASQSDDDALPTRPPTSVYGGTETKVLDTPRSVVQINAEQLANDSIRSADDLVKYAPGITRGGGQNAGIAPQFRAQGSEVFQDGQRAYGVRHPANFNAYEGADIVAGPSSVTYGSVSGSGGYVNYLSKKPDFDAFKTKLSGELGSWIPDGTSRSSNKFSIDNTGPLSDNLAYRLSITKQRQQDFYDNVDNNFDAFYGALAWRNDNVRVDWNASYDNYYDYNITHGWNRATQDLVDNGKYYAGRATPIIQNGNTLWSPVLASGATDAPTLGWVKRQRNAQGQYSVVDGSFQTASPNTQSNPGSLRGWVYDPTLAGNGERSLSSQTGQRKEDESSSRRFTTQLRIEADLSPTITLANSTFYQRSKDITDAVGSFQVQSKDNIFDNRFEFRSRNETRLGGWTLRDDSNTGLIYRREFNQSIAANNSFGSTINAYDLTQDSSGKNPGDLLGLTGANPAGGNGAWIGQPGVPQYSNYYGWLNLPPMYPAGHGLYAESVAPYTAESTWTTKTLFSQHNLKYGDYFGLNIGASRSWIEAEIDNPFVLAGGNPRKDSDNYRLFAFQVSPYVKPTENTTLYYTFDRSLAVNTGFFSNGLGWGSGSGANLLNPLAFQSLSVLHEVGVKVEAVPNQLFMTLAAFKQARDQAPDSNNSIARLVIKGVEATVRYQPDDHLRSGLNLSKLNAYNEFTSQAGFASAGFVPDNGTVFGDNNSLNQRPSGRFDAVQIPEYTASGYVDYRFDSGFGAELSGWWTSNWYLNLSKTVKIPNEYNLDLAVYYRQPQWSTTLRVLNLTNELNFVSGLAGSTNTFLQPMPGRTLLAQVDYQF; this is encoded by the coding sequence ATGCACGCTATCGCCTTGCGTTTACCTCTGCTGCTGGCCGCAAGCCTGCCAATCCAGGCCTTTGCCGCCGATACCCAACTGCAAACCGTGACCGTGCAGGCCAGTGCCAGCCAGTCCGATGACGACGCCCTGCCCACTCGCCCACCGACGTCGGTGTACGGCGGTACCGAAACCAAAGTCCTCGATACGCCGCGCTCGGTGGTGCAAATCAACGCCGAGCAACTGGCCAACGACTCGATCCGCAGCGCCGACGACCTGGTCAAGTACGCCCCCGGCATCACCCGGGGCGGCGGCCAGAACGCCGGCATCGCCCCGCAGTTTCGCGCCCAGGGCTCCGAGGTGTTCCAGGACGGCCAGCGCGCTTATGGCGTGCGCCACCCGGCAAACTTCAACGCCTATGAAGGTGCCGACATCGTCGCCGGACCGTCCTCGGTCACCTACGGCTCGGTGTCCGGCAGCGGCGGTTATGTGAACTACCTGAGCAAGAAGCCCGACTTCGACGCGTTCAAGACCAAACTCAGCGGTGAACTGGGCTCGTGGATACCGGACGGCACCTCCCGCAGTTCCAACAAGTTCAGCATCGACAACACCGGCCCCTTGAGTGACAACCTGGCCTACCGCCTGAGCATCACCAAGCAGCGCCAGCAGGACTTCTACGACAACGTCGACAACAACTTCGACGCTTTCTACGGCGCCCTCGCCTGGCGCAACGACAACGTGCGGGTGGACTGGAACGCCAGCTACGACAACTACTACGACTACAACATCACCCACGGCTGGAACCGCGCCACCCAGGACCTGGTGGACAACGGCAAGTACTACGCCGGCCGCGCCACGCCGATTATCCAGAACGGCAACACCCTGTGGTCACCGGTGCTGGCCTCCGGCGCCACCGATGCGCCAACCCTGGGTTGGGTCAAACGCCAACGCAATGCCCAGGGCCAATACAGCGTGGTGGATGGCAGCTTCCAGACCGCCTCGCCCAACACCCAGAGCAACCCCGGCAGCCTGCGGGGCTGGGTGTATGACCCGACGCTGGCGGGTAACGGCGAACGCTCGCTGTCTTCACAAACCGGGCAACGCAAGGAAGACGAGAGCAGCTCCCGGCGCTTTACCACGCAGCTGCGTATCGAGGCCGACCTGTCGCCCACCATCACGCTGGCCAACAGCACGTTCTACCAACGCTCCAAGGACATCACCGATGCCGTGGGTTCGTTCCAGGTGCAATCCAAAGACAACATCTTCGACAACCGCTTCGAATTCCGCTCACGCAATGAAACCCGCCTGGGGGGCTGGACCCTGCGGGATGACAGTAACACCGGCCTGATCTATCGCCGCGAGTTCAACCAGTCGATCGCTGCCAACAACAGCTTCGGCTCCACCATCAACGCCTATGACTTGACCCAGGACTCTTCGGGCAAGAACCCCGGCGACCTGCTGGGCCTCACCGGTGCCAACCCGGCCGGTGGCAATGGCGCGTGGATCGGCCAGCCCGGCGTGCCGCAGTATTCGAATTACTACGGCTGGCTGAACCTGCCGCCGATGTACCCGGCCGGGCACGGGCTCTATGCCGAATCCGTGGCGCCCTACACCGCCGAAAGCACCTGGACCACCAAGACCCTGTTCAGCCAGCACAACCTCAAGTACGGCGACTATTTCGGCCTGAACATCGGCGCCAGCCGCAGCTGGATCGAGGCCGAGATCGATAACCCGTTCGTGCTCGCCGGCGGCAACCCGCGCAAGGACAGTGACAATTACCGGCTGTTCGCATTCCAGGTCAGCCCCTACGTCAAGCCCACGGAAAACACCACGCTCTACTACACCTTCGATCGCTCGCTGGCGGTCAACACCGGGTTCTTTTCCAACGGCCTGGGGTGGGGCAGCGGCAGTGGCGCCAACCTGCTCAACCCGCTGGCGTTCCAGAGCCTGAGCGTGTTGCACGAAGTGGGCGTGAAGGTGGAAGCGGTGCCCAACCAATTGTTCATGACCCTCGCCGCGTTCAAGCAGGCCCGGGACCAGGCGCCAGACAGCAACAACAGCATCGCGCGGCTGGTGATCAAGGGCGTGGAAGCCACCGTGCGCTATCAGCCGGATGACCACCTGCGCAGCGGCTTGAACCTGTCCAAGCTCAACGCCTACAACGAATTCACCTCCCAGGCGGGCTTTGCCTCGGCCGGGTTCGTGCCCGACAACGGCACGGTGTTCGGCGACAACAACAGCCTCAACCAGCGGCCTTCCGGGCGTTTCGACGCGGTGCAGATTCCTGAATACACCGCCAGTGGCTACGTCGACTACCGCTTCGACTCGGGCTTTGGCGCCGAGCTGTCCGGCTGGTGGACCAGCAACTGGTACCTGAACCTGAGCAAGACCGTAAAGATCCCCAACGAATACAACCTCGACCTTGCCGTGTACTACCGCCAGCCGCAGTGGAGCACCACCTTGCGCGTGCTGAACCTGACCAACGAACTGAACTTCGTCAGCGGCCTGGCCGGCTCCACCAACACCTTCCTGCAACCGATGCCTGGCCGCACCTTGCTGGCCCAGGTCGACTACCAGTTCTAA
- a CDS encoding LLM class flavin-dependent oxidoreductase — MSIEFVGMIFPRQWSETRGVRSPDFDLDFIRHHARAHEHAGFDRVLIASGPGSADSLQIAAYAAAHTERLGFMIAHRPGLTAPTVAARAFATLDHTTGGGRIRLHAITGITAEPQEGDFLLDKTERYQRTDEYLEIVRRTWTAEEPFDFEGKYFNIKGAFSPVKPLQQPHIPISFGGSSDIAYQIAVKHADLYALWGEPLSGVAEQIAKLKAAASAAGVQAPRVSLSVRLILGATEELAWQRAEQILEQIKANPQFAAGSPWQKRIKGTGSERLLAAAALGDRHDRALWMPTATAVGAYGDTTALVGTPETVAQALLDYVDLGVTTFLNRGYDPLYDTVDYGRWIIPAVREEARRRKAA, encoded by the coding sequence ATGTCCATTGAATTTGTCGGCATGATCTTCCCCCGCCAATGGTCCGAGACCCGTGGCGTGCGCAGCCCGGATTTCGACCTCGATTTTATCCGCCACCACGCCCGCGCCCATGAACACGCAGGCTTTGACCGGGTGCTGATCGCCAGCGGGCCCGGCAGTGCCGACAGCCTGCAAATCGCCGCCTACGCGGCGGCGCACACCGAACGCCTGGGTTTCATGATCGCCCACCGCCCGGGGCTCACCGCGCCGACAGTCGCAGCCCGGGCCTTCGCCACGCTGGACCACACCACCGGTGGCGGGCGCATTCGCCTGCACGCCATCACCGGCATCACCGCCGAGCCCCAGGAAGGCGACTTCCTGCTGGACAAGACCGAGCGCTACCAACGCACCGACGAATACCTGGAGATAGTGCGGCGCACCTGGACCGCCGAAGAGCCGTTCGACTTCGAGGGCAAGTACTTCAACATCAAGGGGGCGTTTTCCCCGGTCAAGCCGCTGCAACAGCCCCATATCCCGATTTCGTTTGGTGGCTCGTCGGACATTGCGTACCAGATTGCGGTCAAGCATGCGGATCTGTATGCGCTGTGGGGCGAACCGTTGAGCGGTGTGGCGGAGCAGATTGCCAAGCTCAAGGCGGCGGCCAGTGCAGCGGGTGTGCAGGCGCCGCGGGTGAGTTTGTCGGTGCGCCTGATTTTGGGCGCGACCGAGGAACTGGCCTGGCAACGGGCCGAGCAGATCCTGGAGCAGATCAAGGCCAATCCACAGTTTGCGGCGGGCAGTCCGTGGCAGAAGCGAATCAAGGGAACGGGGTCGGAACGCTTGCTGGCAGCGGCGGCTTTAGGCGACCGGCATGACCGCGCGTTGTGGATGCCGACGGCGACGGCTGTGGGGGCGTATGGCGACACCACGGCATTGGTAGGCACACCGGAGACCGTGGCCCAGGCGCTGCTGGATTATGTGGACCTGGGGGTCACGACGTTTTTGAACCGGGGGTATGACCCGCTGTATGACACCGTGGATTATGGGCGCTGGATCATTCCGGCAGTGCGCGAGGAAGCCCGGCGCAGAAAGGCCGCGTAA